In the genome of Candidatus Promineifilum breve, the window CTCGAATAGCACCTCGCCCGCGGGCAGATGCAACTCGCGCACGATCTGGCACAGGCTTTGCAGATCGTCATCGGGCAACTCGGCGAAGAGGGGTATTTTGCGAAGAAATTCGTAGTTAGCCATAGGTTAGTGGATAGTGGTCAGTGGGTAGTGGGCAGATGCAGGGGAGCAGGGGGGCAGGGGAGCAGGGGAGAAACCCGCCACTCGCTACCCGCCACTCGCCCCTCTCTTCATTCGTAATTCGTAATTCGTAATTCGTAATTTCATATGGCCCAGGCCACGCGCGGGTCTACCTTGCGCGTCAGGCGATAGGCCACCGGGCGAAAGCCCATGCGCGGCCAGAAGCGGGCGGCCTCCACGTTGGCCGTGCGCCAGTCGGTGATGCACAGGCCATAGCCGGCGGCGGCGGCATCGGCCAGCCCCACCCGCGTCAGAGCGCGGCCGATGCCCCGCCCGCGCGCGTCGGCCCGCGTGGCCGCCACCTCCAGCAGCACCGTCCGGTCGCTGATGGACACCATCAGATTGTCATCGGTCGGCGTGGCCGGAAAATAAGCCTGATAGCCCAGCACGCGCCCCCCTTCCGGCCCGTCGGCCACGGCCAGCCACACCCGGGCCGAGTCGTCGCTCAGCATCTCGACGAACCCCTCGCGCATGGGGCGCATGGTCTCCGGCAGCGCCGCGGCCCACACCGGCGGCGCGACCAGGTGTTGCCGCAGGATGGGCGACATCTCATCGACCATCGCGTCGCGGTCGGCCTCGGTCGCCCGGCGAATGGTGACGCCGGAAATGTCCACCGGATCGGGCAGCGGCCCGGCCGAGGCGCGCGCGGCGTGGGCTTGCTCGCGGCCGAAGTTGAGGCCGTACCACACATCCAGCCCGGCGGCGTCGGCGGCGGGCATCATCACGTAATGGTCGAACGCCCCCTCGGCCAACCACTCCGGCCCGGCGGCGGCATACAGCGCGGCATAGAGATCGGGCGGTGCATCCTCGGCCAGCGCGTGGCCGGCCAGATGCACCCAGACGTGCCGGCCGCGCAGCGAGTCGATCTTGACTTCGCCCAGCAGATAGCCGATGAGGCG includes:
- a CDS encoding GNAT family N-acetyltransferase, coding for MSETIVAFHEGLLPAAAELLARRHRRDRAAMPLLPARFAEARPALVAAREVWHKPLTSGVAALRDGRLIGYLLGEVKIDSLRGRHVWVHLAGHALAEDAPPDLYAALYAAAGPEWLAEGAFDHYVMMPAADAAGLDVWYGLNFGREQAHAARASAGPLPDPVDISGVTIRRATEADRDAMVDEMSPILRQHLVAPPVWAAALPETMRPMREGFVEMLSDDSARVWLAVADGPEGGRVLGYQAYFPATPTDDNLMVSISDRTVLLEVAATRADARGRGIGRALTRVGLADAAAAGYGLCITDWRTANVEAARFWPRMGFRPVAYRLTRKVDPRVAWAI